One genomic window of Mus musculus strain C57BL/6J chromosome 4, GRCm38.p6 C57BL/6J includes the following:
- the Espn gene encoding espin isoform 5 (isoform 5 is encoded by transcript variant 5), translated as MGNSLEHRVLSRDQSMDLEAKQLDSGMSSPNTTMSVQPMTFDLGSPTSTFSNYDSCSSSHSSSKGQRSNRGIPGARAADLQSYMDMLNPEKSLPRGKLGKPSPPPPPPPPPPSFPPPPPPTGTQPPPPPPGYPAPNPPVGLHLNNIYMQTKNKLRHVEVDSLKEAALLPGNHVHNGCSADSKASRELPPPPPPPPLPEALSSPPPAPPLPIEGAGAACGQRRSSSSTGSTKSFNMMSPTGDNSELLAEIKAGKSLKPTPQSKGLTTVFSGSGQPASQPESPQPLVSPAPSRTRSPTPPASGSQPLLNGSVVPAPPATPAPGVHLDVEALIPTLDEQGRPIPEWKRQVMVRKLQQKMQEEEEQRRKEEEEEARLASLPAWRRDILRKKLEEEREQKRKEEERQKLEEIQRAKEQSEKLRTLGYDEAKLAPWQRQVILKKGEIPK; from the exons ATGGGCAAT AGCTTGGAACACCGAGTCTTGTCCCGGGATCAATCCATGGACCTGGAGGCAAAGCAGCTGGACTCGGGTATGTCCTCGCCCAACACCACCATGTCGGTCCAGCCAATGACCTTTGACCTGGGCTCGCCTACTAGCACGTTCTCCAACTATGACTCCTGCTCCTCCAGTCACTCCAGCAGCAAGGGGCAGCGATCGAATCGAG GGATTCCAGGTGCAAGAGCTGCAGACTTACAGAGCTACATGGACATGCTGAAcccagagaagagcttgcctcgGGGCAAGCTAGGGAAGCCTTCCccgccaccacctccaccaccaccaccaccaagcttCCCGCCACCCCCACCACCCACAGGCACCCAGCCGCCCCCACCTCCACCAGGCTACCCAGCTCCCAATCCCCCTGTGGGACTGCATCTGAATAACATTTACATGCAGACCAAGAACAAGCTTCGCCATGTGGAGGTGGACTCGCTCAAGGAG GCGGCGCTGCTCCCCGGGAACCACGTGCACAACGGCTGCTCAGCGGACTCCAAAGCGTCCAGGGAgctgccgccgccaccgccgccgccgccgctgcccgAGGCCCTGAGTTCGCCGCCGCCCGCCCCACCTCTGCCCATCGAGGGCGCGGGCGCAGCCTGCGGGCAGCGTCGTTCCTCGTCTTCTACTGGCA GCACCAAATCTTTCAACATGATGTCCCCAACGGGTGATAACTCAGAGCTTCTGGCTGAGATAAAGGCGGGCAAGAGCCTGAAGCCGACACCGCAGAGCAAGGGGCTGACAACCGTGTTCTCAGGCAGTGGGCAGCCAGCCTCCCAG CCTGAGTCACCGCAGCCTCTGGTGTCACCTGCGCCATCTCGGACTCGGAGCCCCACCCCGCCAGCCTCTGGGTCTCAGCCACTGCTCAATGGCAGTGTGGTGCCGGCACCACCTGCCACCCCGGCACCTGGAGTCCATCTGGATGTGGAGGCCCTCATTCCCACTCTTGATGAGCAGGGCCGGCCCATCCCGGAGTGGAAGCGCCAGGTGATGGTCCGCAAGCTGCAGCAGAAgatgcaggaggaagaggagcagcggAGGAAG gaggaagaggaggaggcccggctcgccagcctgcctgcctggagACGAGACATTCTTCGGAAGAAGCTGGAGGAGGAGAG ggAGCAGAAGCG aaaagaggaggagCGGCAAAAgctggaggaaatacagaggGCGAAAGAACAGTCGGAGAAGCTGCGGACACTAGGCTACGACGAAGCCAAGCTCGCGCCCTGGCAGCGACAGGTCATCTTGAAGAAGGGGGAGATCCCTAAGTAA
- the Espn gene encoding espin isoform X2, translating to MALEQALQAARRGDLDVLRSLHAAGLLGPSLRDSLDALPVHHAARSGKLHCLRYLVEEVALPAVSRARNGATPAHDAAATGYLSCLQWLLTQGGCRVQEKDNSGATVLHLAARFGHPDVVKWLLYQGGANSAITTDTGALPIHYAAAKGDLPSLKLLVGHYPEGVNAQTNNGATPLYLACQEGHLEVTKYLVQECSADPHLRAQDGMTPLHAAAQMGHNPVLVWLVSFADVSFSEQDHDGATAMHFAASRGHTKVLSWLLLHGAEISQDLWGGTPLHDAAENGELECCQILAVNGAGLDVRDHDGYTAADLAEFNGHTHCSRYLRTVQTLSLEHRVLSRDQSMDLEAKQLDSGMSSPNTTMSVQPMTFDLGSPTSTFSNYDSCSSSHSSSKGQRSNRGIPGARAADLQSYMDMLNPEKSLPRGKLGKPSPPPPPPPPPPSFPPPPPPTGTQPPPPPPGYPAPNPPVGLHLNNIYMQTKNKLRHVEVDSLKEPKVELNDQFAQPSSGDGHSGLHRQDSGLLRQDSELLHRQELLRHSTGLRRQDSDRKQRSFSKQPSTGDYYRQLGRSPGEPLAARPGMAHSEEVRVHQPALAGCSGPSPVPRPSLSGPSAPPQAALLPGNHVHNGCSADSKASRELPPPPPPPPLPEALSSPPPAPPLPIEGAGAACGQRRSSSSTGSTKSFNMMSPTGDNSELLAEIKAGKSLKPTPQSKGLTTVFSGSGQPASQPESPQPLVSPAPSRTRSPTPPASGSQPLLNGSVVPAPPATPAPGVHLDVEALIPTLDEQGRPIPEWKRQVMVRKLQQKMQEEEEQRRKEEEEEARLASLPAWRRDILRKKLEEEREQKRKEEERQKLEEIQRAKEQSEKLRTLGYDEAKLAPWQRQVILKKGEIPK from the exons ATGGCCCTGGAGCAGGCGCTGCAGGCGGCACGGCGGGGCGACCTGGACGTGCTGAGGTCCCTGCACGCCGCCGGCCTGCTGGGGCCTTCTCTGCGCGACTCGCTAGACGCCCTGCCGGTGCACCATGCGGCCCGCTCAGGCAAGCTGCACTGTCTGCGCTACTTGGTGGAGGAGGTTGCCCTCCCAGCCGTGTCCCGCGCGCGCAACGGCGCCACACCAGCCCATGACGCCGCCGCCACAGGCTACCTCTCTTGCCTGCAGTGGCTGCTCACACAGGGTGGCTGCAGGGTGCAG GAAAAAGATAACTCTGGTGCCACAGTCCTGCATCTGGCTGCCCGCTTTGGCCACCCGGATGTGGTGAAGTGGCTGCTGTACCAGGGCGGTGCAAATTCGGCCATCACCACAGACACGGGCGCCCTGCCTATCCACTACGCTGCCGCCAAAGGAGACCTCCCCTCGCTGAAGCTTCTGGTCGGGCATTACCCTGA GGGAGTGAATGCCCAAACCAACAACGGTGCCACGCCCCTGTACCTGGCGTGCCAGGAGGGCCACCTGGAAGTGACGAAGTACCTTGTGCAGGAGTGCAGTGCAGATCCGCACCTGCGCGCCCAAGACGGCATGACACCCCTACATGCCGCAGCACAGATGGGCCACAACCCAGTCTTGGTGTGGCTG GTGAGCTTTGCAGACGTTAGCTTTTCAGAGCAGGACCACGACGGCGCCACGGCCATGCACTTTGCTGCCAGTCGCGGCCACACCAAAGTGCTCAGCTGGCTCCTGCTGCACGGGGCAGAGATCTCGCAGGACCTGTGGGGCGGAACCCCGCTGCATGACGCTGCTGAGAACGGGGAACTGGAG TGCTGCCAGATCCTCGCGGTGAACGGCGCTGGGCTGGACGTCCGCGACCACGATGGGTACACCGCTGCCGACCTGGCAGAGTTCAATGGCCACACCCACTGTTCCCGCTACCTACGTACGGTGCAAACCCTG AGCTTGGAACACCGAGTCTTGTCCCGGGATCAATCCATGGACCTGGAGGCAAAGCAGCTGGACTCGGGTATGTCCTCGCCCAACACCACCATGTCGGTCCAGCCAATGACCTTTGACCTGGGCTCGCCTACTAGCACGTTCTCCAACTATGACTCCTGCTCCTCCAGTCACTCCAGCAGCAAGGGGCAGCGATCGAATCGAG GGATTCCAGGTGCAAGAGCTGCAGACTTACAGAGCTACATGGACATGCTGAAcccagagaagagcttgcctcgGGGCAAGCTAGGGAAGCCTTCCccgccaccacctccaccaccaccaccaccaagcttCCCGCCACCCCCACCACCCACAGGCACCCAGCCGCCCCCACCTCCACCAGGCTACCCAGCTCCCAATCCCCCTGTGGGACTGCATCTGAATAACATTTACATGCAGACCAAGAACAAGCTTCGCCATGTGGAGGTGGACTCGCTCAAGGAG CCCAAGGTGGAGCTGAACGATCAGTTTGCACAG CCGAGCTCGGGCGACGGCCACTCGGGGCTACACAGGCAGGACTCCGGGCTGCTCAGGCAGGATTCGGAGCTGCTGCACAGGCAGGAGCTGCTCAGGCACAGCACCGGACTGCGCAGGCAGGACTCCGACCGCAAACAGCGCTCGTTCAGTAAACAGCCCAGCACGGGGGACTACTACCGCCAGCTGGGCCGCAGCCCGGGGGAGCCGCTGGCCGCACGCCCGGGCATGGCCCACAGCGAGGAGGTGCGTGTCCACCAGCCCGCACTCGCGGGCTGCTCGGGACCGAGCCCCGTCCCACGCCCCTCACTCTCCGGCCCCTCTGCTCCCCCGCAGGCGGCGCTGCTCCCCGGGAACCACGTGCACAACGGCTGCTCAGCGGACTCCAAAGCGTCCAGGGAgctgccgccgccaccgccgccgccgccgctgcccgAGGCCCTGAGTTCGCCGCCGCCCGCCCCACCTCTGCCCATCGAGGGCGCGGGCGCAGCCTGCGGGCAGCGTCGTTCCTCGTCTTCTACTGGCA GCACCAAATCTTTCAACATGATGTCCCCAACGGGTGATAACTCAGAGCTTCTGGCTGAGATAAAGGCGGGCAAGAGCCTGAAGCCGACACCGCAGAGCAAGGGGCTGACAACCGTGTTCTCAGGCAGTGGGCAGCCAGCCTCCCAG CCTGAGTCACCGCAGCCTCTGGTGTCACCTGCGCCATCTCGGACTCGGAGCCCCACCCCGCCAGCCTCTGGGTCTCAGCCACTGCTCAATGGCAGTGTGGTGCCGGCACCACCTGCCACCCCGGCACCTGGAGTCCATCTGGATGTGGAGGCCCTCATTCCCACTCTTGATGAGCAGGGCCGGCCCATCCCGGAGTGGAAGCGCCAGGTGATGGTCCGCAAGCTGCAGCAGAAgatgcaggaggaagaggagcagcggAGGAAG gaggaagaggaggaggcccggctcgccagcctgcctgcctggagACGAGACATTCTTCGGAAGAAGCTGGAGGAGGAGAG ggAGCAGAAGCG aaaagaggaggagCGGCAAAAgctggaggaaatacagaggGCGAAAGAACAGTCGGAGAAGCTGCGGACACTAGGCTACGACGAAGCCAAGCTCGCGCCCTGGCAGCGACAGGTCATCTTGAAGAAGGGGGAGATCCCTAAGTAA
- the Espn gene encoding espin isoform 2 (isoform 2 is encoded by transcript variant 2) — MGNSLEHRVLSRDQSMDLEAKQLDSGMSSPNTTMSVQPMTFDLGSPTSTFSNYDSCSSSHSSSKGQRSNRGIPGARAADLQSYMDMLNPEKSLPRGKLGKPSPPPPPPPPPPSFPPPPPPTGTQPPPPPPGYPAPNPPVGLHLNNIYMQTKNKLRHVEVDSLKEPSSGDGHSGLHRQDSGLLRQDSELLHRQELLRHSTGLRRQDSDRKQRSFSKQPSTGDYYRQLGRSPGEPLAARPGMAHSEEAALLPGNHVHNGCSADSKASRELPPPPPPPPLPEALSSPPPAPPLPIEGAGAACGQRRSSSSTGKVRVLRHRKSTKSFNMMSPTGDNSELLAEIKAGKSLKPTPQSKGLTTVFSGSGQPASQPESPQPLVSPAPSRTRSPTPPASGSQPLLNGSVVPAPPATPAPGVHLDVEALIPTLDEQGRPIPEWKRQVMVRKLQQKMQEEEEQRRKEEEEEARLASLPAWRRDILRKKLEEEREQKRKEEERQKLEEIQRAKEQSEKLRTLGYDEAKLAPWQRQVILKKGEIPK; from the exons ATGGGCAAT AGCTTGGAACACCGAGTCTTGTCCCGGGATCAATCCATGGACCTGGAGGCAAAGCAGCTGGACTCGGGTATGTCCTCGCCCAACACCACCATGTCGGTCCAGCCAATGACCTTTGACCTGGGCTCGCCTACTAGCACGTTCTCCAACTATGACTCCTGCTCCTCCAGTCACTCCAGCAGCAAGGGGCAGCGATCGAATCGAG GGATTCCAGGTGCAAGAGCTGCAGACTTACAGAGCTACATGGACATGCTGAAcccagagaagagcttgcctcgGGGCAAGCTAGGGAAGCCTTCCccgccaccacctccaccaccaccaccaccaagcttCCCGCCACCCCCACCACCCACAGGCACCCAGCCGCCCCCACCTCCACCAGGCTACCCAGCTCCCAATCCCCCTGTGGGACTGCATCTGAATAACATTTACATGCAGACCAAGAACAAGCTTCGCCATGTGGAGGTGGACTCGCTCAAGGAG CCGAGCTCGGGCGACGGCCACTCGGGGCTACACAGGCAGGACTCCGGGCTGCTCAGGCAGGATTCGGAGCTGCTGCACAGGCAGGAGCTGCTCAGGCACAGCACCGGACTGCGCAGGCAGGACTCCGACCGCAAACAGCGCTCGTTCAGTAAACAGCCCAGCACGGGGGACTACTACCGCCAGCTGGGCCGCAGCCCGGGGGAGCCGCTGGCCGCACGCCCGGGCATGGCCCACAGCGAGGAG GCGGCGCTGCTCCCCGGGAACCACGTGCACAACGGCTGCTCAGCGGACTCCAAAGCGTCCAGGGAgctgccgccgccaccgccgccgccgccgctgcccgAGGCCCTGAGTTCGCCGCCGCCCGCCCCACCTCTGCCCATCGAGGGCGCGGGCGCAGCCTGCGGGCAGCGTCGTTCCTCGTCTTCTACTGGCA AAGTGAGAGTCCTGAGACACAGGAAGA GCACCAAATCTTTCAACATGATGTCCCCAACGGGTGATAACTCAGAGCTTCTGGCTGAGATAAAGGCGGGCAAGAGCCTGAAGCCGACACCGCAGAGCAAGGGGCTGACAACCGTGTTCTCAGGCAGTGGGCAGCCAGCCTCCCAG CCTGAGTCACCGCAGCCTCTGGTGTCACCTGCGCCATCTCGGACTCGGAGCCCCACCCCGCCAGCCTCTGGGTCTCAGCCACTGCTCAATGGCAGTGTGGTGCCGGCACCACCTGCCACCCCGGCACCTGGAGTCCATCTGGATGTGGAGGCCCTCATTCCCACTCTTGATGAGCAGGGCCGGCCCATCCCGGAGTGGAAGCGCCAGGTGATGGTCCGCAAGCTGCAGCAGAAgatgcaggaggaagaggagcagcggAGGAAG gaggaagaggaggaggcccggctcgccagcctgcctgcctggagACGAGACATTCTTCGGAAGAAGCTGGAGGAGGAGAG ggAGCAGAAGCG aaaagaggaggagCGGCAAAAgctggaggaaatacagaggGCGAAAGAACAGTCGGAGAAGCTGCGGACACTAGGCTACGACGAAGCCAAGCTCGCGCCCTGGCAGCGACAGGTCATCTTGAAGAAGGGGGAGATCCCTAAGTAA
- the Espn gene encoding espin isoform 3 (isoform 3 is encoded by transcript variant 3), translating into MGNSLEHRVLSRDQSMDLEAKQLDSGMSSPNTTMSVQPMTFDLGSPTSTFSNYDSCSSSHSSSKGQRSNRGIPGARAADLQSYMDMLNPEKSLPRGKLGKPSPPPPPPPPPPSFPPPPPPTGTQPPPPPPGYPAPNPPVGLHLNNIYMQTKNKLRHVEVDSLKEPSSGDGHSGLHRQDSGLLRQDSELLHRQELLRHSTGLRRQDSDRKQRSFSKQPSTGDYYRQLGRSPGEPLAARPGMAHSEEAALLPGNHVHNGCSADSKASRELPPPPPPPPLPEALSSPPPAPPLPIEGAGAACGQRRSSSSTGSTKSFNMMSPTGDNSELLAEIKAGKSLKPTPQSKGLTTVFSGSGQPASQPESPQPLVSPAPSRTRSPTPPASGSQPLLNGSVVPAPPATPAPGVHLDVEALIPTLDEQGRPIPEWKRQVMVRKLQQKMQEEEEQRRKEEEEEARLASLPAWRRDILRKKLEEEREQKRKEEERQKLEEIQRAKEQSEKLRTLGYDEAKLAPWQRQVILKKGEIPK; encoded by the exons ATGGGCAAT AGCTTGGAACACCGAGTCTTGTCCCGGGATCAATCCATGGACCTGGAGGCAAAGCAGCTGGACTCGGGTATGTCCTCGCCCAACACCACCATGTCGGTCCAGCCAATGACCTTTGACCTGGGCTCGCCTACTAGCACGTTCTCCAACTATGACTCCTGCTCCTCCAGTCACTCCAGCAGCAAGGGGCAGCGATCGAATCGAG GGATTCCAGGTGCAAGAGCTGCAGACTTACAGAGCTACATGGACATGCTGAAcccagagaagagcttgcctcgGGGCAAGCTAGGGAAGCCTTCCccgccaccacctccaccaccaccaccaccaagcttCCCGCCACCCCCACCACCCACAGGCACCCAGCCGCCCCCACCTCCACCAGGCTACCCAGCTCCCAATCCCCCTGTGGGACTGCATCTGAATAACATTTACATGCAGACCAAGAACAAGCTTCGCCATGTGGAGGTGGACTCGCTCAAGGAG CCGAGCTCGGGCGACGGCCACTCGGGGCTACACAGGCAGGACTCCGGGCTGCTCAGGCAGGATTCGGAGCTGCTGCACAGGCAGGAGCTGCTCAGGCACAGCACCGGACTGCGCAGGCAGGACTCCGACCGCAAACAGCGCTCGTTCAGTAAACAGCCCAGCACGGGGGACTACTACCGCCAGCTGGGCCGCAGCCCGGGGGAGCCGCTGGCCGCACGCCCGGGCATGGCCCACAGCGAGGAG GCGGCGCTGCTCCCCGGGAACCACGTGCACAACGGCTGCTCAGCGGACTCCAAAGCGTCCAGGGAgctgccgccgccaccgccgccgccgccgctgcccgAGGCCCTGAGTTCGCCGCCGCCCGCCCCACCTCTGCCCATCGAGGGCGCGGGCGCAGCCTGCGGGCAGCGTCGTTCCTCGTCTTCTACTGGCA GCACCAAATCTTTCAACATGATGTCCCCAACGGGTGATAACTCAGAGCTTCTGGCTGAGATAAAGGCGGGCAAGAGCCTGAAGCCGACACCGCAGAGCAAGGGGCTGACAACCGTGTTCTCAGGCAGTGGGCAGCCAGCCTCCCAG CCTGAGTCACCGCAGCCTCTGGTGTCACCTGCGCCATCTCGGACTCGGAGCCCCACCCCGCCAGCCTCTGGGTCTCAGCCACTGCTCAATGGCAGTGTGGTGCCGGCACCACCTGCCACCCCGGCACCTGGAGTCCATCTGGATGTGGAGGCCCTCATTCCCACTCTTGATGAGCAGGGCCGGCCCATCCCGGAGTGGAAGCGCCAGGTGATGGTCCGCAAGCTGCAGCAGAAgatgcaggaggaagaggagcagcggAGGAAG gaggaagaggaggaggcccggctcgccagcctgcctgcctggagACGAGACATTCTTCGGAAGAAGCTGGAGGAGGAGAG ggAGCAGAAGCG aaaagaggaggagCGGCAAAAgctggaggaaatacagaggGCGAAAGAACAGTCGGAGAAGCTGCGGACACTAGGCTACGACGAAGCCAAGCTCGCGCCCTGGCAGCGACAGGTCATCTTGAAGAAGGGGGAGATCCCTAAGTAA
- the Espn gene encoding espin isoform 4 (isoform 4 is encoded by transcript variant 4): protein MGNSLEHRVLSRDQSMDLEAKQLDSGMSSPNTTMSVQPMTFDLGSPTSTFSNYDSCSSSHSSSKGQRSNRGIPGARAADLQSYMDMLNPEKSLPRGKLGKPSPPPPPPPPPPSFPPPPPPTGTQPPPPPPGYPAPNPPVGLHLNNIYMQTKNKLRHVEVDSLKEAALLPGNHVHNGCSADSKASRELPPPPPPPPLPEALSSPPPAPPLPIEGAGAACGQRRSSSSTGKVRVLRHRKSTKSFNMMSPTGDNSELLAEIKAGKSLKPTPQSKGLTTVFSGSGQPASQPESPQPLVSPAPSRTRSPTPPASGSQPLLNGSVVPAPPATPAPGVHLDVEALIPTLDEQGRPIPEWKRQVMVRKLQQKMQEEEEQRRKEEEEEARLASLPAWRRDILRKKLEEEREQKRKEEERQKLEEIQRAKEQSEKLRTLGYDEAKLAPWQRQVILKKGEIPK from the exons ATGGGCAAT AGCTTGGAACACCGAGTCTTGTCCCGGGATCAATCCATGGACCTGGAGGCAAAGCAGCTGGACTCGGGTATGTCCTCGCCCAACACCACCATGTCGGTCCAGCCAATGACCTTTGACCTGGGCTCGCCTACTAGCACGTTCTCCAACTATGACTCCTGCTCCTCCAGTCACTCCAGCAGCAAGGGGCAGCGATCGAATCGAG GGATTCCAGGTGCAAGAGCTGCAGACTTACAGAGCTACATGGACATGCTGAAcccagagaagagcttgcctcgGGGCAAGCTAGGGAAGCCTTCCccgccaccacctccaccaccaccaccaccaagcttCCCGCCACCCCCACCACCCACAGGCACCCAGCCGCCCCCACCTCCACCAGGCTACCCAGCTCCCAATCCCCCTGTGGGACTGCATCTGAATAACATTTACATGCAGACCAAGAACAAGCTTCGCCATGTGGAGGTGGACTCGCTCAAGGAG GCGGCGCTGCTCCCCGGGAACCACGTGCACAACGGCTGCTCAGCGGACTCCAAAGCGTCCAGGGAgctgccgccgccaccgccgccgccgccgctgcccgAGGCCCTGAGTTCGCCGCCGCCCGCCCCACCTCTGCCCATCGAGGGCGCGGGCGCAGCCTGCGGGCAGCGTCGTTCCTCGTCTTCTACTGGCA AAGTGAGAGTCCTGAGACACAGGAAGA GCACCAAATCTTTCAACATGATGTCCCCAACGGGTGATAACTCAGAGCTTCTGGCTGAGATAAAGGCGGGCAAGAGCCTGAAGCCGACACCGCAGAGCAAGGGGCTGACAACCGTGTTCTCAGGCAGTGGGCAGCCAGCCTCCCAG CCTGAGTCACCGCAGCCTCTGGTGTCACCTGCGCCATCTCGGACTCGGAGCCCCACCCCGCCAGCCTCTGGGTCTCAGCCACTGCTCAATGGCAGTGTGGTGCCGGCACCACCTGCCACCCCGGCACCTGGAGTCCATCTGGATGTGGAGGCCCTCATTCCCACTCTTGATGAGCAGGGCCGGCCCATCCCGGAGTGGAAGCGCCAGGTGATGGTCCGCAAGCTGCAGCAGAAgatgcaggaggaagaggagcagcggAGGAAG gaggaagaggaggaggcccggctcgccagcctgcctgcctggagACGAGACATTCTTCGGAAGAAGCTGGAGGAGGAGAG ggAGCAGAAGCG aaaagaggaggagCGGCAAAAgctggaggaaatacagaggGCGAAAGAACAGTCGGAGAAGCTGCGGACACTAGGCTACGACGAAGCCAAGCTCGCGCCCTGGCAGCGACAGGTCATCTTGAAGAAGGGGGAGATCCCTAAGTAA
- the Espn gene encoding espin isoform 6 (isoform 6 is encoded by transcript variant 6), whose product MNSQGPLGGGHIPSTKSFNMMSPTGDNSELLAEIKAGKSLKPTPQSKGLTTVFSGSGQPASQVGTGRVPRPGSQCLPSAQPYCFSRQPESPQPLVSPAPSRTRSPTPPASGSQPLLNGSVVPAPPATPAPGVHLDVEALIPTLDEQGRPIPEWKRQVMVRKLQQKMQEEEEQRRKEEEEEARLASLPAWRRDILRKKLEEEREQKRKEEERQKLEEIQRAKEQSEKLRTLGYDEAKLAPWQRQVILKKGEIPK is encoded by the exons ATGAACTCCCAGGGGCCTCTAGGTGGGGGCCATATACCCA GCACCAAATCTTTCAACATGATGTCCCCAACGGGTGATAACTCAGAGCTTCTGGCTGAGATAAAGGCGGGCAAGAGCCTGAAGCCGACACCGCAGAGCAAGGGGCTGACAACCGTGTTCTCAGGCAGTGGGCAGCCAGCCTCCCAGGTAGGCACTGGCCGAGTGCCCCGCCCGGGCTCCCAGTGCCTGCCCAGTGCTCAGCCCTACTGCTTCTCCCGGCAGCCTGAGTCACCGCAGCCTCTGGTGTCACCTGCGCCATCTCGGACTCGGAGCCCCACCCCGCCAGCCTCTGGGTCTCAGCCACTGCTCAATGGCAGTGTGGTGCCGGCACCACCTGCCACCCCGGCACCTGGAGTCCATCTGGATGTGGAGGCCCTCATTCCCACTCTTGATGAGCAGGGCCGGCCCATCCCGGAGTGGAAGCGCCAGGTGATGGTCCGCAAGCTGCAGCAGAAgatgcaggaggaagaggagcagcggAGGAAG gaggaagaggaggaggcccggctcgccagcctgcctgcctggagACGAGACATTCTTCGGAAGAAGCTGGAGGAGGAGAG ggAGCAGAAGCG aaaagaggaggagCGGCAAAAgctggaggaaatacagaggGCGAAAGAACAGTCGGAGAAGCTGCGGACACTAGGCTACGACGAAGCCAAGCTCGCGCCCTGGCAGCGACAGGTCATCTTGAAGAAGGGGGAGATCCCTAAGTAA